A region from the Gemmatimonadota bacterium genome encodes:
- a CDS encoding serine hydrolase — MSALAALAAELRAPSAGATWLESCSRSPPPPAARPPVHRPAGHHGFDASVDLYGGGGLVATPMDMARFTRALLTGHVFRSPATLTLMKTTMGSSGAPRVYAAGLSGVRVGNAEGWGHSGFWNTWSYHFPAQDVTLAASVTEQTDRTVSRALSSRRRMLSFARARILLAVAAWLPLQALAQGTLFVVGGGPQPEALVREFVELAGGRGRAHIVVMAMASADGEKSGEDKAKQLRGLGATATNLWINRRQADSDSVARLLDGATGIWLAVDCRPVWPMSLWGHESAPPSGPATRLVP, encoded by the coding sequence ATTAGCGCCCTCGCTGCGCTCGCTGCTGAACTTCGAGCGCCTTCAGCTGGGGCGACCTGGCTGGAGAGTTGTAGCCGCAGCCCGCCACCGCCGGCCGCGCGCCCACCAGTACATCGGCCCGCAGGACACCATGGCTTTGACGCCAGTGTTGACCTGTACGGCGGCGGCGGGCTGGTTGCGACGCCGATGGATATGGCGCGGTTCACGCGGGCCCTGCTGACCGGGCACGTGTTTCGCTCCCCGGCCACGTTGACGCTGATGAAAACCACCATGGGGTCGTCGGGCGCGCCGCGGGTGTACGCGGCGGGGTTGTCCGGCGTGCGAGTGGGGAATGCGGAGGGATGGGGACACTCCGGCTTCTGGAACACCTGGTCGTACCACTTTCCGGCGCAGGATGTCACCCTGGCGGCGTCGGTCACCGAGCAAACGGACCGCACGGTGTCCCGGGCCCTCTCGAGCAGGCGACGCATGTTGTCTTTCGCTAGGGCACGGATCCTCCTTGCCGTCGCCGCGTGGCTTCCGCTGCAGGCGCTCGCACAAGGCACGCTGTTCGTCGTTGGCGGTGGGCCGCAACCGGAGGCCCTCGTGCGGGAGTTTGTTGAGCTGGCCGGCGGCCGTGGGCGGGCCCACATCGTGGTGATGGCGATGGCCAGCGCCGACGGCGAGAAGAGTGGCGAGGACAAGGCGAAGCAGTTGCGCGGGCTTGGGGCGACCGCGACCAACCTGTGGATCAACCGCCGGCAGGCCGACAGCGATTCGGTGGCCCGCCTGCTCGACGGGGCGACGGGGATCTGGTTGGCGGTGGACTGCAGACCCGTCTGGCCGATGTCATTGTGGGGACACGAGTCGGCGCCGCCATCCGGGCCCGCTACGCGGCTGGTGCCGTGA
- a CDS encoding serine hydrolase: MPIGSPTRGTYVAAAAMRLVEDGRLSLDDRITQRLSTGHLAALRRDGYDVDRMTVRHLITHRAGIYDYAMDDRFIAATLARPTYRWTRSEQVDSAMAWGPRMARRVRSTTTRTPATSCSPR; this comes from the coding sequence TTGCCCATCGGATCGCCAACACGCGGGACGTATGTGGCCGCCGCGGCGATGCGGCTCGTTGAGGACGGGCGCCTGTCGCTCGACGACCGGATCACACAGCGGCTCTCAACCGGGCACCTCGCCGCCCTGCGGCGCGACGGATACGACGTCGATCGCATGACCGTTCGGCACCTGATCACCCACCGGGCGGGGATCTACGACTACGCGATGGACGACCGCTTTATCGCAGCGACCCTCGCACGACCAACGTACCGATGGACCCGCAGCGAACAGGTGGACTCGGCGATGGCCTGGGGGCCCCGTATGGCGCGCCGGGTCAGGTCTACCACTACACGGACACCGGCTACCTCCTGCTCGCCGAGGTGA